One region of Scophthalmus maximus strain ysfricsl-2021 chromosome 13, ASM2237912v1, whole genome shotgun sequence genomic DNA includes:
- the rgs16 gene encoding regulator of G-protein signaling 16, whose protein sequence is MCKGLASLPTCCLERAKELKAMLGSVLQKSNWNRSCCKTGKNRPTLEECLRWKESFEKLLSSKYGLCAFTAFLVSEFSEENIAFYFACEDYRTTKSPGKLPAKAQKIYDEFIGSDAPREINIDHETRDITRDNMLDPSPSCFNMAQYKIYMLMAKDCYPRFLRSPAYGDLVCQAKPGDRAATQPRQEKAA, encoded by the exons ATGTGCAAAGGACTGGCGTCGCTGCCCACCTGCTGCTTGGAAAG GGCCAAAGAGCTGAAAGCAATGCTGGGAAGCGTTTTGCAGAAATCCAACTGGAATCGATCCTGCTGCAAGACAGGGAAAAACAG GCCCACGCTGGAGGAATGCCTCCGGTGGAAAGAGTCTTTTGAAAAACTCCTGTCCAGCAAAT ACGGACTGTGCGCCTTCACGGCCTTCCTGGTGTCCGAGTTCAGCGAGGAGAACATCGCGTTCTACTTTGCCTGCGAGGACTACAGGACGACCAAGTCGCCCGGCAAACTGCCGGCGAAAGCCCAGAAGATCTACGACGAGTTCATCGGCAGCGACGCTcccagagag ATTAACATCGACCACGAAACCCGGGACATCACCAGGGACAACATGCTGGACCCCTCGCCGTCGTGCTTCAACATGGCCCAGTACAAGATCTACATGCTCATGGCCAAGGACTGCTACCCTCGCTTCCTCCGCTCGCCGGCCTACGGGGACCTCGTGTGCCAGGCCAAACCCGGCGACAGGGCCGCCACGCAGCCGCGACAGGAGAAGGCGGCGTGA